In one Hypanus sabinus isolate sHypSab1 chromosome 11, sHypSab1.hap1, whole genome shotgun sequence genomic region, the following are encoded:
- the dbt gene encoding lipoamide acyltransferase component of branched-chain alpha-keto acid dehydrogenase complex, mitochondrial isoform X1: MATVRAVMAMLRGEGLKLSGRRTPLRQVCVHHYRCCSNGHFMKPQYPIFNKSSIRACVQSRYLRTSAAVNGQVVQFKLSDIGEGITEVNVKEWYVKVGDTVSQFDSICEVQSDKASVTITSRYDGVVRKIYYNVDDTAYVGKPLIDIETEAIKAVVPEQDVVEAPAVLNEEHTHQEIKGQKRLATPAVRRLAMENNIKLSEVVGTGKDERILKEDILNYLAKQTGAILPPSPEIVPPPPEPTSPTAKGAPTVPKPITPKIPFMDKDRTEPVKGIRKAMVKTMSVALKIPHFGYCDEVDLTNLVKLRKELKAVTEDRGIKLSYMPFFIKAASLGLLQYPVLNASLDENCQFITYKASHNIGIAMDTQQGLIVPVVKNVQILSVFEIAAELNRLLTLGSANQLGTNDLTGGTFTLSNIGTIGGTYAKPVILPPEVAIGAVGKIQVLPRFNDKGEIIQAQIMNVSWSADHRIIDGATMARFSNLWKSYLENPALMLLDLK; encoded by the exons GTATGTGTGCACCACTATAGATGTTGTAGTAATGGTCATTTTATGAAGCCACAATATCCTATATTTAACAAGTCATCTATTCGAGCCTGCGTACAGTCAAGATATTTAAGAACCTCTGCTG CTGTTAATGGTCAAGTTGTTCAGTTTAAACTTTCTGACATTGGGGAAGGGATTACAGAAGTTAATGTGAAGGAATG GTACGTAAAGGTGGGAGACACAGTATCACAGTTTGACAGCATCTGCGAAGTCCAGAGTGACAAAGCATCAGTTACAATAACCAGCCGATACGATGGTGTTGTTCGAAAAATTTATTACAATGTGGATGATACTGCTTATGTGGGCAAACCACTCATTGATATAGAAACAGAAGCTATAAAAG CTGTTGTTCCAGAACAAGATGTTGTTGAAGCACCTGCGGTGTTGAATGAGGAACATACGCACCAAGAGATAAAAGGGCAGAAAAGACTAGCAACACCTGCTGTGCGCCGGCTTGCCATGGAAAACAAT ATTAAACTTAGTGAAGTTGTAGGAACTGGAAAGGATGAAAGAATTCTCAAAGAAGATATACTGAACTACTTGGCTAAGCAAACTGGTGCTATATTACCACCTTCTCCTGAGATTGTTCCACCTCCACCAGAGCCAACCTCACCCACAGCTAAAGGAGCACCTACTGTACCCAAACCAATAACTCCAAAAATACCATTTATGGATAAAGATAGAACTGAGCCAGTTAAAG GGATCCGGAAGGCTATGGTAAAAACAATGTCTGTTGCACTGAAAATTCCTCATTTTGGCTACTGTGATGAAGTAGATTTAACTAACCTTGTAAAACTGCGAAAAGAACTGAAAGCTGTAACTGAAGATAGAGGCATCAAACTTTCATACATGCCATTCTTTATAAAG gcagcatctttggggtTGCTACAATATCCTGTCTTAAACGCTTCGTTGGATGAAAACTGTCAGTTTATAACTTATAAG GCTTCCCATAACATTGGCATTGCTATGGATACACAACAAGGTCTGATTGTTCCAGTAGTTAAGAATGTACAGATTCTTAGTGTCTTTGAGATTGCAGCAGAATTAAACCGACTGCTTACTCTGGGCTCAGCAAATCAACTGGGAACAAATGATCTTACTGGAGGGACATTCACCCTCTCCAACATTGGCACG ATTGGTGGCACCTATGCTAAACCTGTTATACTACCTCCAGAAGTAGCTATTGGAGCAGTTGGAAAGATACAG GTTCTCCCCAGATTCAATGACAAAGGTGAAATAATCCAGGCTCAGATTATGAATGTTAGCTGGTCAGCTGATCACCGGATTATTGATGGAGCCACAATGGCTCGCTTTTCAAATCTTTGGAAATCTTACTTGGAGAACCCTGCGTTGATGCTGCTAGACCTAAAGTAA
- the dbt gene encoding lipoamide acyltransferase component of branched-chain alpha-keto acid dehydrogenase complex, mitochondrial isoform X2 → MKPQYPIFNKSSIRACVQSRYLRTSAAVNGQVVQFKLSDIGEGITEVNVKEWYVKVGDTVSQFDSICEVQSDKASVTITSRYDGVVRKIYYNVDDTAYVGKPLIDIETEAIKAVVPEQDVVEAPAVLNEEHTHQEIKGQKRLATPAVRRLAMENNIKLSEVVGTGKDERILKEDILNYLAKQTGAILPPSPEIVPPPPEPTSPTAKGAPTVPKPITPKIPFMDKDRTEPVKGIRKAMVKTMSVALKIPHFGYCDEVDLTNLVKLRKELKAVTEDRGIKLSYMPFFIKAASLGLLQYPVLNASLDENCQFITYKASHNIGIAMDTQQGLIVPVVKNVQILSVFEIAAELNRLLTLGSANQLGTNDLTGGTFTLSNIGTIGGTYAKPVILPPEVAIGAVGKIQVLPRFNDKGEIIQAQIMNVSWSADHRIIDGATMARFSNLWKSYLENPALMLLDLK, encoded by the exons ATGAAGCCACAATATCCTATATTTAACAAGTCATCTATTCGAGCCTGCGTACAGTCAAGATATTTAAGAACCTCTGCTG CTGTTAATGGTCAAGTTGTTCAGTTTAAACTTTCTGACATTGGGGAAGGGATTACAGAAGTTAATGTGAAGGAATG GTACGTAAAGGTGGGAGACACAGTATCACAGTTTGACAGCATCTGCGAAGTCCAGAGTGACAAAGCATCAGTTACAATAACCAGCCGATACGATGGTGTTGTTCGAAAAATTTATTACAATGTGGATGATACTGCTTATGTGGGCAAACCACTCATTGATATAGAAACAGAAGCTATAAAAG CTGTTGTTCCAGAACAAGATGTTGTTGAAGCACCTGCGGTGTTGAATGAGGAACATACGCACCAAGAGATAAAAGGGCAGAAAAGACTAGCAACACCTGCTGTGCGCCGGCTTGCCATGGAAAACAAT ATTAAACTTAGTGAAGTTGTAGGAACTGGAAAGGATGAAAGAATTCTCAAAGAAGATATACTGAACTACTTGGCTAAGCAAACTGGTGCTATATTACCACCTTCTCCTGAGATTGTTCCACCTCCACCAGAGCCAACCTCACCCACAGCTAAAGGAGCACCTACTGTACCCAAACCAATAACTCCAAAAATACCATTTATGGATAAAGATAGAACTGAGCCAGTTAAAG GGATCCGGAAGGCTATGGTAAAAACAATGTCTGTTGCACTGAAAATTCCTCATTTTGGCTACTGTGATGAAGTAGATTTAACTAACCTTGTAAAACTGCGAAAAGAACTGAAAGCTGTAACTGAAGATAGAGGCATCAAACTTTCATACATGCCATTCTTTATAAAG gcagcatctttggggtTGCTACAATATCCTGTCTTAAACGCTTCGTTGGATGAAAACTGTCAGTTTATAACTTATAAG GCTTCCCATAACATTGGCATTGCTATGGATACACAACAAGGTCTGATTGTTCCAGTAGTTAAGAATGTACAGATTCTTAGTGTCTTTGAGATTGCAGCAGAATTAAACCGACTGCTTACTCTGGGCTCAGCAAATCAACTGGGAACAAATGATCTTACTGGAGGGACATTCACCCTCTCCAACATTGGCACG ATTGGTGGCACCTATGCTAAACCTGTTATACTACCTCCAGAAGTAGCTATTGGAGCAGTTGGAAAGATACAG GTTCTCCCCAGATTCAATGACAAAGGTGAAATAATCCAGGCTCAGATTATGAATGTTAGCTGGTCAGCTGATCACCGGATTATTGATGGAGCCACAATGGCTCGCTTTTCAAATCTTTGGAAATCTTACTTGGAGAACCCTGCGTTGATGCTGCTAGACCTAAAGTAA